From the genome of Prunus persica cultivar Lovell chromosome G8, Prunus_persica_NCBIv2, whole genome shotgun sequence:
TCTACTAGTGAAAAAGCATTTAAAATTCTACCTTAAATTGTACTGTAAAATTTTTCTTCTGTATTGTTGTTCTGCTAATCCGTTATACTGATATTAATGATTTCCAGGCTGAGTCATTGACTGGCATTGAAAACCCAATATCAGCAGGGCAGGAATTGCTCAAGCAAGGGGTGCACACAAAATGGGTGATTGTCAAAATGGGTCCAAGGGGATCAATTCTAATAACTAGGTCAAGTATCTCTTGCGCACCAGCATTCAAGGTATTAGTTTCTAACTTGACATTCTCACATGATCTTGCAGTCAACTTTTTAACTTTCCTGTTTTATGACACAGTACTGATACCCATAGTCCCTTCGAGGACATCCGATGAAATGGGAACAATACTAATTCACATAATTTATGAACTCTTCTTAGACTTCTGTGTCTAAATCTGACTCTGTATCAAATTTTATTCGTATTGCTTGCTATTGCACCATCATGGAAACCCTTCAAACCGAAATCATGTTTTTCATATTCTAACAAAAGTGATGTACATGCTCTGAATATGCCTGTTtggtgtgtgtatatgtatgtaGACCATATCTCTTGGCCAAAAGTAATTTATACATCTAGGAAGTACATTTATTTTCTGTTGCTCCAGCCTGTCTGAATTCAAATCCAGCTCTTTTTATTAGCTGATGCAACAATGAAAGTTTAGTTTTTATCTTGAATTGTGACAGATAAATGTCATAGACACTGTTGGATGCGGAGATAGTTTTGTAGCTGCTATTGCATATGGTTTCATCCACAATATGCCAGCGGTTAATACACTAGCAATTGCAAATGCAGTGGGTGGTGCAACTGCCATGGGTTGTGGTGCTGGTAGGAATGTGGCAACCTTGGAGAAAGTAATAGAACTTATGAAAGCATCAAATCTCAATGAGGATGACGaattttttgatgaattacTCAATGAAAATTTAGATGTCCAGGCAATTAAGTCTCTCTCAAAATTGGTCATAAAAGGAAGTGAAAACCAGCCAAATTGTGTATCCTTGCAGAAGGTGGTGTCAGAATTGCTTCCTAAGCTCAAATTGACACAGTTACAGAAAAAAGTGCCATGCTGACATATTATAACAGCAGAAGGTTTTTAGCAATGAATTCTGTTCTGTTGGAGCTATCTCATTCTCTGGATTTGTTTGGACCTTTGCAGTTCTACTAACACAAAATGAGGCCCGGGTTAAGTTAACTGTAACTATGCTGGCTTCGTTGCAAATGGGATCAGAATGCAATACTTTCCGGGGGAAACATCAGTTCGAGCAGGCAGTAAAGCTTTGCTTTCCAGGTCTCTCTCTGCAAGTAGATTTTTTACCCTCCTGTGCGCAAGATGCTCGATTCTTTGCATCTTTTCAATACATTGCTTATTGAGCAGGTGAGGTGCCTTTGTTATCCTTTTTGTTTGCATGGATGTGGGGAGGTGATTTTTTTACCTGATATGATATGTCgtgtaaaagaaaagcaaaggaTCTTATATGtactgaatttttatttttatttttgaaaatgcaaaaatcatAGATTTTATTCATTGGACATTCGCAGCAACCGtgcatacatatttttttttgttgaagtttggggaaaaaaaagaagaagaaagagataaACAGATTGATGAAATATCAAAGAGCTATTTTTATGCCAACTGGTCCAGTGAAAAAGggtcttgacttgcagaccaGATGTCTCAGGTTCGGATTGAAGTCGAGGGCATCAGGCCCCCGGATATCAGGCAGTTGCTGCAGTATTGGGATTGGAATCTCAATGTTGGTTCCTTTGGGAATTTGAATGTTGTTGAGGTCAATATCTTCCAAGCCTTGTCTTACAACAATCAATGATGGGGGGTACAGGCGCAAGCTTTCTTGGATCACCACGTTCAACTGCCAGGATATTTATAATGAGTTTAGAATAAAAGGTCATATCATTTTATTGGCAGAAAGGAAATCAATTCTTATAACAAATTTATACATGTACAGTAACACTGCATGAGCTCGTTAGCTTAGCAGAGTATGTATAGAGTCGGGGGTTGTGCGGGAGTGCTTCTGTATGAAGCGCTATTACTCCATCGTGCTTTTGTTAATTCACCTGCCATGTGCTTTTTCAGTGCTTCTGTCATAGTCATTTATTCTAAGAAACTAGGAACCTATTCATTTATTCTAAGAGCTCCTGTCATAGTCAATTTGAACTATTTACATCAAACGCCAAAAAATGCTTTGGTAGCATTTGTTGCAATTGCTCCATTAGCTGAGTATGTTCAgtgagtaaaaaaaaaaaacagaatatatatatatatattctggATTTGCAGACGGGCACAAGCTTTGGTAGCATCTGGAATGCGATCCATGCAAACGGGCACAAGCTTGCCACTCTAGATTTGCAGCTAGTAACATCAAGCTCCGTGATGCGGTGACTGCAGTGGTCTCGTGGCCTGCTAAGTATATACTCTTGCAATTATCCACTATGAACTTCTATTGGGAGATACCTGAAAATAGGCTATCAGCATCACCATAATTTTCGGCTCCCTTGAGTATCATTTGCAGAAGGTCTTTCTCATCAGCCGCCTCAGTACTAGGTTGTGTTGCAACCCGCAATATCATTGAGTGGATCTCTTTCTCTAATCTCTACAATTTCTCTGTTGTTTTTCGTCGGCAAAGTATCTACAATTTTTCAAGACATTTAATTAACGGAATACTTAGCATCATGCCAAGGATGAATTTCCAGAAACAGCAAGCCAGGATTACCTTTTCTGATGATTAAATGCATAAAGTAGGATGAACATGAGTTTTCTTGTAATGCATATacctttataaaaaaaggacccttttagttgcattagtttatactttatagttattaatttgctagtttcgaTATCTGCAAGGCAGatattgaagagagagaaatttcacGATAAATCAATTTGAGAgttcattttttataaataaataaaaatcatgagTATAGCTATGCGgcaatattataaaaaaatttattaaaaaaaaaccggcTTATAGCCGTGTGGCTGTACTAATttatgagaaaaaaaagagacccGCCTCACGCCTAGAGCCCATTTCGCCGTgtgtcaaaaatagtatagctgtttggctatacttttttttttttaatcacggctatactatttataaaaaagaaccCAGGTGGTTCCTAACTCCCGCTTCTCTATGTGTCAAAAAATTATAGCCACATGTAggagtacagccgcacggctatacgccttttaaaaaaaaaatcccgaGTATAGTCGATCGGCTacactatttataaaaaaaaggtgtcAAAAATGTATAGCTGATCGGCTAtagtatttataaaaaataataatacttaGAAAGAGAGACCagttccaaccaaaaaaaaagacagaCAAGTTACTATTTGGGcttttttaacccaaaaaaatttactatTTGGGGTTTGGCCGACAAAAACATTTCACAAGACATAAACAGTGACCTGTGAATGTGGTGGGCCAATTAAATTTACTATTTGGGGTTTGGCCCACAAAAACATTGCACTAGACGTAAACAGTGACCTGTGATTGTGGTGGGCCCACAGTGCTGAATTGGCCTATGACTGACAAGACATCTCGAGGGGAAAATAcgtaaataattttaaaaccGGGGCTgcttggtttttggttttgatgtggaaaagaaaatacgtAAAGTCCCAAAAAAACCGTGAAGATGATGACACAACTACACTAGTGCCCCTCACTCTCTCCTGATTTGTAATTGCCCCTATTGCTCGTAGCCCTCATCTTCTACGAAACAACGCCCCTACCATTTTACTTTTATCTCTCTTCCATTAATGCCCCCTCCCCAACTCATCATTAATTACATTACATTAGCTCTCAATTCACAATCATGCATATTTTAGGAATATTTTCGagtatttctttttatagATATAGTGTTTAAGAGAACGGTATAATATAGTCATGAATTTCTCTTAAGAGGACTtcttataaaatattaaaaataaaaggaatgacagtctatttttcaattaataaCTCTGATATCATGTATTATAATTCAATATCCTAAGTGATATTGTAGGAATTAAaagtatttctctttttaataaCTAGAAGAAGCTCAAAGTTTAAATATTCGTCTCTCattaatgaaaacaataatataaattataataattaagcATCTCAATGATTTCTTGTAAATAATAAAGTTTAAAATACTTTGTTTTTGCCaccataaatataattttgaaatcCAATATGATGATCTTTATCTATAAGTCCGTTTGGTTGTAAAAGAGGTTTGgggatgagaaatcaattgtttttccatgtttggtaagttcaGGTATGAAAAATAGTTGTCCGTCACATAAGAAAGTAAAagggaaagtgaagcccttTTTCCAACTCGagttttattttcccttttcatgGGATGGCAATGAAAAAATGAGCAAACATTaaattccaatttttcatgatcatttaaaaaatatatatgcaaaaaaaagaaaaaggataacAAATTATGAAAAAGAGAGATGGGGGTAATATGGGAATTCCAAAAAATTAACCGAGAAGGAAAACCAGGATGACATAAATACCCTCGAAATTGGCTAACCCTAGAATCTCCCAAGTCCGTTCGCTGCCCTTGTTGCCCCTGCAAAATTTCTGTGCCTTCCCCTTCTCTACCCTTCTCCTTTCAGGTTTTCCCTCTCGCCCACCCGCCAAActcaaacctctctctctctctctgctctttttttcttcttttttcggaAAAtcaattagaattttttatttacttatttagtTTGTTAGATGCATCTATACTGTTCTATTCTCGTTCATCTCTTGAAATTTCTGATTGGTatgattttaattatatttcttcttttggctATAATTTTGCAGGTTCAGTTTGAGCTTCTGGTGGCTTCTGGGGAGTGGGCACGCTTTAATTCAGTGAGTTCTAACGCACTccaactctttttttctttttctggctAGAATTatatgtttggttgctgagaaagcTCAGGAAAATTAGCATTTGTGTGCTCTTCTGGTCttcaacaaaatatttaaataactTTGAGTTACCCAGTTCTAGGTGTGCCTCGGTCGTATTGGTTTGAGTtgagatttttgttttcttttcctcatgATTTCTCAGCAGCCAGTTAGAGCGTGATATAGCATATCGAGTTTCagactttaatttaaaaactttttcaGCTTATTCGTTTAAGAATTCATGCGCCAGAGAATGCTGTGTGCTGATCTCAATCTTTATGACTGTTATTTCTCTGATTTTCGAGGGAAGTTACACAGGCAAACAATATTTGGTAACAATATGGTGCTCTAGCTTGGACTACATATCCCACTGTTCAGTGTAATGGTAAAATGAATATAAATTTGATCCAAAAATGCATTTTTCGTGACACAGGTATACTCAAAAATACAAAGTGGGCAGAAATCTTTCAACTTTAAGTTCATCATTTGATTGAGTTGGTGGGGGTTGATTCTGTTAAAACTCTGGCCTTGTAATGGCAAACCATAATTTGATTCTTGGTCAAAATGGGGAGTTGCCATTGAGGCAGAATTCACATCCGGGACTGGGGCATGATCACAATTTGGTTCTAGGTCAAAGTCACAACTTTGCATTGGGGCATGCCCATGATCAGGATTTGGAATTAGGGCATGGTACTCATGACGATAAGCAGGTTTTTAGACATGCCCATGATCATGGATTAACTTTTGATCAGACAAATGAACATGAGATCGCGCTTCAGCATAGTCGTATTCAAAatcttgaagaagaaggtTTGGAGTTGGATCCAGATATTGGTCTTGAAACTGATCAAGAGAATATTGATGTTGATGACCATGATAACGAACTTGCTCTTACTGTGACTCACGGGTTGGGTTTATCAGAGAATCATGAATTGTCTGTTGTGGAGGAACATGATCTCCACGGAAATTTAGATTTAGCGATAGATGAAAATCAGGATATGGGTATTGTGCCTGACTCAGACTTGACTTTGCAGCATTCCCAGCTTTTAGATAGTCCTCCTGTCCTCCAGTGTCGATCCCTAGCTATAGCTTCTAATCACCAGCTGGCTGTTGGGCAAGAGTTTCCTGATGTCCAGAGCTGTCGAAGGGCATTGAGAGATGCTGCTATTGCGCTTCGCTTTGAGATGCAGACAGTTAAGTCTGACAAGACTCGTTTCACTGCCAAATGTGCAACTGAAGGATGCTCTTGGCGGATTCATGCTGCAAAGCTGCCAGGTGTTCCTACTTTCACTATAAGGACCATCCATGAGGAACACACCTGTGGTGGAATCACCCATCTTGGTCATCAACAAGCCTCAGTCCAGTGGGTTGCAGATTCTGTGGAACAACGCTTGAGGGAAAATCCTAATTACAAACCAAAAGAGATACTAGAAGAGATTCACCGAGTTCATGGGATTGCACTATCATATAAGCAGGCATGGAGAGGAAAGGAACGGCTCATGGCTGCTGTTCGTGGATCTTTTGAGGAAGATTATAGACTCCTTCCTCAATATTGTGACCAGATCAGAAGGACCAATCCTGGAAGTATTGCACAGGTTTATGGTAATCCTGATGATAACTGCTTCCAACGCCTATTTGTTTCATTACATGCATCAATATATGGGTTTCTGAATGCATGCCGGCCTCTTCTTGGACTTGATAGAACTCATCTGAAAAGCAAGTATCTTGGGACTTTGCTTTTTGCTACTGGATTTGATGGAGATGGAGCTCTATTCCCATTAGCATTTGGGGTAGTTGAcgaagagaatgatgaaaattGGATGTGGTTTCTCTCCGAGCTGCGTGTCCTGCTTGAAAATTATGCGGAGTACATGCCAAGACTTACAATTCTGTCTGATAGACAAAAGGGCATTGTCGATGGAGTGGAAGTTAACTTCCCAACTGCTTTTCATGGAT
Proteins encoded in this window:
- the LOC18767045 gene encoding uncharacterized protein LOC18767045, with product MANHNLILGQNGELPLRQNSHPGLGHDHNLVLGQSHNFALGHAHDQDLELGHGTHDDKQVFRHAHDHGLTFDQTNEHEIALQHSRIQNLEEEGLELDPDIGLETDQENIDVDDHDNELALTVTHGLGLSENHELSVVEEHDLHGNLDLAIDENQDMGIVPDSDLTLQHSQLLDSPPVLQCRSLAIASNHQLAVGQEFPDVQSCRRALRDAAIALRFEMQTVKSDKTRFTAKCATEGCSWRIHAAKLPGVPTFTIRTIHEEHTCGGITHLGHQQASVQWVADSVEQRLRENPNYKPKEILEEIHRVHGIALSYKQAWRGKERLMAAVRGSFEEDYRLLPQYCDQIRRTNPGSIAQVYGNPDDNCFQRLFVSLHASIYGFLNACRPLLGLDRTHLKSKYLGTLLFATGFDGDGALFPLAFGVVDEENDENWMWFLSELRVLLENYAEYMPRLTILSDRQKGIVDGVEVNFPTAFHGFCMRHLSDSLRKEFNNTLLVNLLWEAAYALTSIGFEQKILEIKAVSQEAAHWIEQISPRLWATAYFEGTRFGQLTANMVESINSWIIEASGLPIIQMMECIRRHLMTWFNERREMSMQWTGILVPSAEKCVLDALALARTYNVVRSNEAEFKVRSHEGSHIVDIRNRCCECRGWQLCGLPCSHAAAALESCRQHVYRFTESCFTVANYRKAYSETIHPIPDRTLWKEMVGYQTDGNTDMWVIINPPKSLRPPGRPRKRRIRTEDGSRTKRVVHCSRCNQTGHFRTTCAAPI